The sequence AACAGAAGCCCAGGCCAGAGCGGTTCAGTCTGGGCTTCTGTGGGGTAGCCctggatcctccacctgccctgtgcAGCGTGCCCCAGCaggcagggacatgggctggggacTGCTCTCAGGCACCCCAGTACCCCTCCAGGGCTTACTTCTccgctgctgctggagctgggcacccggccagcagcTACCACTCTCTCCActgtgccttcagagctggatggctggagagcagcagcagctacgGGGTGGCTGCCGGGGAATAAAGGCAAATTTTGGAGTGGCAAGCCCCCACTCCCGCCCTTCCAGCGCTGCTCCTGATATTGGGATTCCAAGAGCTCCATTCAACTGAATTCTAAACTGTTTTCAGAGGAGAAGCCAAAGAGCCATTGCAATGTGATGCAGGTATTAGTTCAGCGAGGTAGTTTATTGTAAAAGTTTACTGAGCTCCTATGAAATATAAACAAACCGTAACCACAAACTACTGCATAATCAAACCCATTTGACTGTTCACACCGAAGGAACAAAAATCCAGTATATTAATAGTTCTGTTAGCTTGAAGTTTGAGAGACCCAGGAGTACAATTTCAGAACCTTACATCCTTTGCATAATTCTTAAAGAACTTACTAGGTTTCTACAGGTTTTGTGTCTCATCCTCTAGAATGTAATTACATCCCTGCCACAGATTTCTACCGGATGATTGGGAAAAACCTATAGAAGAAAGGTTAGCGTTTTCTATCAGACTCCCTAGGTTTTAAAACTAACTTCCATCGAACCCTATTCAGTTTTGCGGAATCCAATTTGTTTAATCCCTATTACATGTTATTTTATGTTTCCATATTAACCCTCCAAGCCTAAAGAGAGAAATATACCTTAACTCTGTTGAACATTAAATCTTACCTCCAGTACTTGTCACCTGCAAAGAAGTATGTTTTCCCTGAATTCTTGTCACTGAAAGCTGCATTAATTCTCTTAACATTTTTTGGGAAGCCAAAGTCATAGATGCTTTTTGGGCGGTTATACACTAAGTCATACCCACTGAGGACCCAATACTTGTTCTCTACAaagaaaaaatagaagtaaagcTTTCACCAGCAGCTTCTGCTCATACTAAACAACATCTGATCATGGCTTCTGGCTTAGTACTTTCATTACAATGATGATAACAAAGCAACTTAATTTGCAACAGACATGTACAGATGAGATTTCATTCTCCCCTCTTTTTTCAGTAAATTAAGGAATGGCACTGATCGTTGTATTTTAAACATAGCATAAAGCCCAGAGGAGATGTCCTTCATGTTTCTGAATTAGACCTTGGAGCAATGAGTCCAAGAAGAACCCTTCCCGTACACTTATACACTTTATACATTTTGGGAGAAGACTCCTTGAATTCTACAAATTGTTAAGTAATCCACCAAGAATTGTTTACTGGGATGCAGAAGATTAACAATACTTGGGTTGTGTTCAGATACTTTGGTCATGGAGGTGTATACATGTCTAAATAGATGTATATACAGAACCTTAACTATTAATAAGTGCACGTCTTATCTAAATGATCAGGTGATCTTATTTATAAAAccctgttcttttctctttctcccctccccacttaaGAGTATAGTTGCTTGAGCTGGTTGAACTATTTCAAACAGACAGCTATTTTCATCAACAAACGGCCTTTTTTactaaaacaaaatttttcacaaaCGAGTGTCAGCATTAGCAACATTTTGGGTAGGGAATGGGGATTGTGGAAAATTTTGTAACCCTTTTGATATTCTTGTCAAAATTTGTAACACAAATAGTATTGAAATGGTTCTTAAAATGTTTGCTTACCAAAAGTGTTCTCTTTTGAACACTTCcaaagaaaaacagttttgaaatttttcactcaaataggttttcattttttaacCACCTCCAGTAATTACCCTCATCTGTATGTCCTGTCTTCACCTAGATTCTAAGATTCTAAGATCTCTGGAGGTCTCTGGAGGTCTTTTGTTCCCTGTGTTCCCTAAGGTGCCTAACAGACGTTTGGATGTGGCATCAATAATTAACTAATTCACCAATACTCTGCTGAATGCTTTTCAAAACAGCTGCTAGTTATTTGACTTAATACTGACAATTTGTATCTTACTTCAAGGCCAGAAGTGATCTAGCAGATTAATAGCCGTACGTTATGTCCTATGATAAAACTAGATTTGAAGGAAAAGTGAAGCCATTTTCATATCTTGCTTTTCAGAACATTTACATTAAATAGATAACCGACCTTTAATTTCACTATTCACACATTTTGGGGGCTTTTGTAATTTGAACATTTGAGTTGTTTCATGCAGTGTCATCTAAGGAGAATTGCACGTTCTGTGGAGCAAAGTATTCCCAGTAAATTCATATGTCAGAAGAACTAACACATTTTGGATTCCattacctttaaaaagaaaaacttgatccctttcaacattttcataagcaGCTTGAATTCCAGATGGCAGATTTGGCCAGAATAAAGAAATGAAATTGAGGTCGACCTCTGTCATCTGAGGATGCTTGTGCCAGAAATACCTGGTTTAAATAAAATTGGTATATTATAAATTGTTCCTGCACATGCCATAAATGTAATACAAAGGTGAAGTGTGTCTAATTCTGTCTCCCTTTAGAGTTTGATCCACAGTGAGGAATTGAGTCTGCTATGACTGATACCTACTAGAGCTAATCTTTTAGCCAATGAGCTACAATGTGGTGGGGTCATGACAAAGTAGAGTTCCAGTGTGTCACATAAACATACCAGTTGCAAAACATGAGTTTGCAGCTGCCCTCTTTTTAACTGAATGTAGAGTGGTAACAAACCTATCATTCCACTGATTACAGCGGCAGAGTAGTTGGAATAGAATCTAGGGGACAGTCCTGACTCACCTTCACCAGCCTTAGCCACTAGACCACTAACATTTAAGTTCCTCTCCTCTGATCAGAGCTGCGTATAGCAGAATCTGGGTCAGAGTTCCCATTGAAAAGAATTAGAATTCCTTAGAAACTACAGTACAATGGTTGGTGCCCTATAGCCATTTCACCATTTGATGCAGCCACTTTGGAAACAGCTAAAGCATTTTGTCATGCCTGAGAGAAATGTTAGGTAAAGCTAGGCACCCATCGTCAGAGAATTTGGTCCTCCTTTTGTATGCGATTTTTATTGTTagtgcttgtcataaatataaagggaagggtaaacccctttaaaatccctcctggccagaggaaaaatcctctcacctgtaaagggttaagaagctaaaggtaacctcgctggcacctgaccaaaatgaccaatgaggagacaagatactttcaaaagctgggaggagggagagaaacaaaagggtctgtgtgtctgtctatatgctgctttgccagggatagaacaggaatggagtcttagaacttttaggtttcagagtaacagccatgttagtctgtattcgcaaaaagaaaaggagtacttgtggcaccttagagactaaccaatttatttgagcatgagctttcgtgagctacagctcacttcatcggatgcatgctgtggaaactgcagcagactttatatatacacagagaatatgaaacaatacctcctcccaccccactgtcctgctggtaagtaatctagctaggtatgcgttagattatgatttctttaaatggctgagaaaagaattgtgctgaatagaataactatttctgtctgtgtgtcttttttgtaacttaaggttttccctagagggattctctatgttttgaatctaattaccctgtaaggtacctaccatcctgattttacaggggttattcctttactcctatttacttctatttctattaaaagtcttcttgtaagaaaactgaatgctttttcattgttctcagatccaagggtttgggtctggtcacctatgcaaattggtgaggatttttaccaaacctttcccaggaagtggggtgcaagggttgggaggattttggggggaaagacgtgtccaaactacgtttcccagtaaacccagttagagtttggtggtggcagtggttattccaaggacaaaagataaaattaatttgtaccttggggaagttttaatctaagctggtaaaagtaagcttaggaggttttcatgcaggtccccacatctgtaccctagagttcagagtgggggaggaaccttgacagtgctaCATTTCTAAATTACTGTTTCCCCTCATGTCTCATGGGAATTAAATGATCagaaatattgttttcttttaagtACTGCAGTTCaaagggggcggaggggggtgagaaaacctggatttgtgctggaaatggcccaacttgattatcatacacattgtaaggagagtgatcaccttagataagctattagcagcaggagagtggggtggggggaggtattttttcatgctttgtgtgtataaaaagatcttctacactttccacagtatgcatccgatgaagtgagctgtagctcacgaaagcttatgctcaaataaattggttagtctctaaggtgccacaagtactccttttcttttttcagttcaaAGAAGTAACTCAGAAGTTCTTTGCTGTTATCTGCCCTTAAAGAACGGCAGTTCTCCACGCATGGTAGCGACGGCATCAAAAGTCAATTTTGGATCACAAGTTACTGGCGTTGTGGGTCCGGTTGGTTGAACGGGGTTATCTGACTGTCCTACATGAAGATTAAAGAAAAATTGGCATTGTATAATATGGAGAAATACAGCTGAAAACCAATGTTATGAAGGACTTGGTGGACACACAAAACCTTCCCCTGAAAAACTGTGGTGGTGgtcattaatcatagaatcatagaatatcagggttggaagggacctcaggaggtcatctagtccaaccccctgctcaaagcaggaccgatccccaattaaatcatcccagccagggctttgtcaagcctgaccttaaaaacttctaaggaaggagattccaccacctccctaggtaacgcattccagtgttttaccaccctcctagtgaaaacgtttttcctaatatccaacctaaatctcccacactgcaacttgagaccattactccttgttctgtcatctgctatcactgagaacagtcgagatccatcctctttggaaccccctttcaggtagttgaaagcagctatcaaatcccccctcactcttctcttccgtagactaaacatccccagttccctcagcctctcctcataactcatgtgttccagtcccctaatcatttttgttgccctccgctggacgttttccaatttttccacatccttcttgtagtgtggggcccaaaactggacacagtattccagatgaggcctcaccagtgtcgaatagaggggaacgatcacgtccctcgatctgctggcaatgcccctacttatacatcccaaaatgccattggccttcttggcaacaagggcgcactgttgactcatatccagcttctcgtccactgtaacccctaggtccttttctgcagaactgctgccgagccattcggtccctagtctgtagcggtgcattggattcttccctcctaagtgcaggactctgcacttatccttgttgaacctcatcagaggTTCCCTAATCAAACTAAATTTCTCTGTATCTTTTTGCATTCTAGCCACTGCAGACTAATACATCTTCTGTGAGGTAAACTATGAGAAACTGGCACAGGAAGTTGCAGAAATAGGGAAGCAACACATGACGGATCTCCTTTTCAGCCAGACATATCTTCAGTCTCAAGATTCATCATCCAAAGAAACACAATTTTTGATTATTCTTGTTTCATCATCAATTTCAGGAACCAACAAACAGTGGTACGTATATCAGACACAACTCCCATGACATGATATGTTCAAAGTTGTCATGCTCAAAGCCAATGGAACTCTGGCATCGACTTCAGTGCCCTTAAATAGCAGCAAACATTGTGCtcgaaataaaaaaaaaaataggtggagggatagctcagtggtttgagcattggcctgctaaacccagggttgtgagttcaatccttgagggggccatttagggatctggggcaaaaattggggattggtcctgctttgagcagggggttggactagatgacctcctgaggtcccttccaaccctgatactctatgaatGTTCTATCTATGCTCTTATTCATCCACTTGGGGCTGAAAAAGCTGTCCTTGTTTATCTAGTCTAGTCCTGTTTATGAAAAAGAGACTTTTCCATAAACACTTCTCCTTCTTGTGTTTTATACAGGCTATTGTATTTTTAGCTTTGCTCAGCTACCCCATGGGTAACAGTGCTTTGccttcttcctttcttttatcattttgtctttatttggtttttgaaggaaagctaaacacatttaaaaacacacatacatGCAGCACAAAGGACagacaaatattaatgaaaaataatgtCAGTTATTAACTTACAGGGTATTAGCAAATCATGGTGCATCCTAGATTGCATGAAAAGACCCATACATATGAGATTTTGGCACAAGATTCCTGGGTAAACATCAGCTcaggccagattttaaaatattatgaacaAAAGGATCATGACCAATGCAAAGGGAGAGAAGAAGACATGAATATTTTCCACAAGGCCCTAAATAGGTGatttttttcatgcagttttCACAGCTCACTTAAATGTTTCCAGTAGCGCTATAGATTCTGAATATGTCACCCTTACTCACAATGAGCAGCATTTTACCATACAGGTAGTCTCAGTGAAAACTGTTACATGACTAGGGCAGTAAGGTACTGCTGAGGATGAGTAAGAGTAGCAGAGTTGGACCCATAAAGAATAGCTCACGTAACCAGAATAACTAGAGGGGATTTGCATTTTTCATTTCCTAAGCATTCTCCGTTTTCTCACTAATATTACAATCAAGAACCATTTTATATGGTTAACTTTCCACCAGTAACTCTTATTCCATATGCCACATTTATATCCTATTATATCTGCATACCTTTTCATATGAATGACTTTCACAGACTTCATTTGTCTGCTATATGCAGGATATTACACCATGCTACAAAATGCTACACATGCATATCCGAGGTTGTAGAAAATGTTATATAATAATAATGCAGTATTTGAGAAACAGGGTGTGATGAAAGACTGTGTTATGATGCATACAAACACTGGATGGATTTGTGGTTGCTCATTATGGAACTTGTCTTCCAGCTTGCTCTTGTTCAAGTCCCATTCTCAACTGGGCAGAAAGCAGGGCTGGCCCGAAAACATTTTATGAAATGTTTTGAAGTTTTGAAATAGGTGGAACAAAACAGacctttcaaaattaaaaacagaacaaaacaaaagcaagagaGAGACCTACTCAAGAACAGCCAATACACTGATATTTAGGCACTCCCCAGTGATGTGGGAGACACAAGTTCAAGTCTATGCACTACACAGTTCAGAGCGGGACCTTAAACCCACATCAGAGGTGAGTGCCCCAACCTCTGGACTATTGCCTCTTCTGGAGTGgggctttctctctctcattgaaACTAATACATTTCCACACAAAGTTTGTcttcaatgaatcagcattttccactgATTAAAACATTTAATCAAAACATTTATGACCATCCTGAGCAGAGTTTCACTTAGTCTGTCCCCAGACAGTTCAGAGTCCCCTCTCCATATTTAACATTGATCTTACCTGAGACATACATTTCCTCATTTACAAAATGGCACCTCTGTTATGCATATCTAGGGCACAGCTCTTTAACTGGACCCATTCTTGCTGCATTAGCTTCTTATTCTTGATATGTTAGGACCCCATCTACATTGGAGCTCAAAATTGTTTGAATCTGCAGGCTACTTTCCTTTGTTCCTTATTTGTAACTGATAAAATCTTTAAATGTTCTAGTGATTTTCATCCCCAAAGGGCTGGACCCAGGGCCTCTTcctctcaggggatcctgccctccccctctcccacctccgTAGCCCCCCGACAAAACAAGTCAGGAAAAATTCCTCAAGGGCAGCCACATTGGGGTTTCCTCCTTCTGCGGGTTTTCCTTCATGAGGGGGCAATTTGGCCAGTAGTTTTTCCATTTATACCATTTTTAGTACTATGAAAATTAAGAACAATAATTTGCAATTCAAAGAGCTGGTTTTAACAATTTCAGCATTTGCTGTGGCAAGAGCTATAGTCAGTTATACTTTTCCACCAGTAGGTGGCACTAGCAAGTTCTGTATTTGTTCTAAGAGGACAATTTGTACCTTTATGTGCAAACATCTTGCACTGCCATTTGTACCCTAACGGGGTCTGCTTTTCATCTCTTCTGAAGCAATAAAAAGTAATGTCTTCATGCAAAATAATGTTATGCTGAAACAAGCTTTTTTGCTAATGAGTCACTTTTTTATGCACAAAGTTGAACACAAAAGCCATACACTGTGCTATTGTATATCAGTGTTGTATATCATGCTTTCTTTAACCGCTAGAAAATTCACACTGGGGCCCTGCACATTTTGATACTAACTTGAGAAAAAGGAGGCCTCCCCATGAAATTTGTCTCTTTAAGACTTCATACAAGCTCTTGATGTGTGTTATCGTAAATGAGGTGATAGCTAATGTTGGACATTTTCTTTAACCAAACAGTGTAGATTCTGCTTTAGGAGAATTAtctatcaatcaatcaatcaatcagataaaacaaacaaaatgcccAGTTTCACCCAAAAGTCATGACTTCTGTGACGTCGGCTCAGGCCATCAGCAAAGCCAGGAGGCTCATATTCCCTCAATTCAGAGAGGtgaggagagggcaggggaggagggataaATGCTGAGTTAGTATAATTAGTCAGTTGTATTTAAACAGTAACACTCTGACAGGTGATAGATGGGGCCAGCTCCTGAGTTACatctcagtgacttgcccagtctCAGACGTAACGTCATCAACTGAAATCAGTTGGATTCTATTTTAAGGATAGGCAAAGGAGTGCCACCTTTAGAAGCCAATAAACTGTTTCCTGAGTACAAAAACAATATGGGATAGATTAATCATTCTTGCAGGCACACCGCTCTGTGCCAGCCTGGACTGCTGAATCCCAGGCTGGAAGTTACCTGGGAAGGGAAGACTGGTTGGGATCCCCTGGTGCAGTTTCCATCAGAGTCATACACTTTGTTTGCCACTCCGCTTCACAGATATCCCCTGATTTGTATAGATTCCAGGGAATCTACAGGAAATATGAGCCACACTCTTTATCTATTACTCCCTCTGGAATACCCACTGCATCAAAAAGAAGATCACTGCCATCTCTCTGAGATCTGGATAACCTTCTGTGAGCCTGCATCTACACTTACTGATGTGATACTTCTTTTCCTTACATCCCTAACCCGAAATCATCCCCAAAGAACTACAATAGGGGCCACTTGACTCCTCCCATCCCTCCTCCACTCCATTTGACTCTAACCTCCTGACAGCTTCTCCAGTCAACATCTCTGCACCTTTCCCTACCACATCCTCAAAGCCCTTCCTGAGCTGGTCTGCAAAGCTGAAATTTTATGTGTTGTTTAGGAAAATGTAAAGCATTgtaaaatgttgacatttaactCATTgtcattaggcttcagagttaatCTCTATTGAGTCAAATGACAGCAATATATTATCttttagagctactgcttctgccCATAATTATATTCAGACAGGTCTGCACTGGGTTCCATCTGGGAGGTCTTCTTCACCAGCAGCAAGGCCAGAAAAGGAATTTTAATTACAACTTAAATCCTATAGACAGTGAAGGGGCCACCAAACCATTCATGAACGGCATATTGGCCAATACTGACTCAACCATACACATTCCTTCTATAGGGGAGAATATACAGTGTGAATCCCTGACCCACTCAGGTCAATGGCAAATCTTTCATTAACTtcagcggggccaggatttcatccttaatagtgagtacttttgaaaatcaaaatggTTACTCAATTTatgttcttgttttcttttttcttgcttCTATGATGAATGTAGACATAATTTAACATTGCCATGAACAGATGCATTTGATTGTCAGCACAATCGACAaaggaaaaatactattttatgttgggtttttaaaattgttttggttGTTGCAGTAAATCATCATTGCAAGTTAGTGTTTGAATGGACAAAGGTGCAAAATAAGACCAACCTTTTTAATAGTGCGGGTGTTTTATccctggaacagtttaccaagtaAAGCGGTCAATGCATCCTCAGCTGGAGTCTTTAATTCAATGACTGGATGTCTTTATCAAAGGTATGGCCTACTTCAGCCACAAGTTATTGTGCCTAATAGTGCTCAGTTATGTAGTAGGAAACATAATTCCCTCCACTGCAGCATAAACTGGGTAAAAtgttatggcctgtgttatgcaggcggtcaaactagatgatcacagtggttttgcatccaaggatcgcattagcccttttggccaaaacatcccactgggagctcatgttcatttCCCAAAACTTTTTTAAAGTCACTGCTTTCTCGGATAAAGTCCTTGGAATATagactacattctttgttccaacATGTATAgctttacatttagccatattaaaacacatattgtttgcttcctCCCTGCTTACTAAGCGagccagatcactctgaatcagtgactcgTTCCCTTGATAATTTACTATTCTCCCAAtattggtgtcatctgcaaacttaatcaGAGATGGTTCTATGTTTTcttatagctcagtggtttgagctttggcctgctaaacccagggttgtgagttcaatccttgagggggccattgagggatctggggcaaaaactggggattggtcctgctttgagcagggggttggactagatgacctcctgaggtcccttccaacaatGATGTTCTATGATTGATAAAAACAGTTAAATAGCACAGGAGCAAGAACTGATCACTGAGAGACCTCACTAGCA is a genomic window of Lepidochelys kempii isolate rLepKem1 chromosome 1, rLepKem1.hap2, whole genome shotgun sequence containing:
- the LOC140909315 gene encoding interstitial collagenase-like, translated to MTEVDLNFISLFWPNLPSGIQAAYENVERDQVFLFKENKYWVLSGYDLVYNRPKSIYDFGFPKNVKRINAAFSDKNSGKTYFFAGDKYWRYDENSRSMDQGYPKKIINDFRGISKKIDAAFQHGRYIYFFQGTRQFQFDPNIKRVVSVMKSNSWFNC